CCGCCGAGCAGGCACTCCGAGTCGCCCTTGTGCTGCATGATCTCGACGAGCGGCTCGAAGCGCGCGCGCTCGCGCGCGTCCTCCGGCGTGATCGGCACGGCGGCGTCGGCCTTCGAGCGCAGCGTCCCGCTCGCGAACATGAGCCCGTTCGACGAAAGGTTCGAGTTGTGCGGAATCGTGAGCACGTCGCAGCCGGGCGTGCCCTCGAGACACTCGCTGCGCAGGCGCTTCCACAGCTCCGAGGCGCGCCCCGTGTCCGTCCAGCTGATCGCCGTGTCCGTCACGTTCTCGTTGCGGAAGACGACGTTGCGGTGGAGGTTGATGCCGGCGTCGCTGCTCGCCGTGTACTCGTAGCCGACGAAGCTCGTGAAGCGGCACTGCGACGTGCGGTCGTAGGCTTCCTCGGCGGCCTCCTGGATGTCGCGCCAGGCGCTCGCGTGCGCCTCGCGGCAGTACTTCGCGTCTTCGCCGCAGAAGCGGAAGCGGCCGCGCTCGATCAGCACCTTGCTCAGCATGAGGCTGCGCGTGATGCCGCCGAGGTTGCGGTAGGCCTCGCACATGTCCGAGTCGTAGCCCGGGTTCCCGGGGTCGTAGCAGGCGCGCACCTCGCCGAGCGCCTCGGAGTGGTCCGTCACGACGGTGAAGTCGAGCGGTCGCTCGAGCGCCGCGTGCCGCATGGGCTGGCCGTCGGGCATGTAGGGCGCGAGGCCGAGCGGCGCGCCCTTGGCGAACGCGTAGGCGTCGCGCGGCGTGCTGCGGTTGTCCTGGGCGCGCGCGTCGAGCGAGTACCCGGTGTGGACGTGCGTGTCGCCGAAGAGCGGGCGGCGGAGCGGCTCGTAGCTCGCGCACGCCTCGCGCTCCTCCGTCACCTCGTACGGGCGGTCGACGGCGCCGTCCGCCGCGGCCGCGTGCAGGGCGATGCCGAGCAGGGCGAGGGCGTGCAGCGGAGCGCGGCGCGTCCTCGGGTCGGGTCGGATCATCGGAATTCGCTCCCTCCGGAAGGCACGCGGTGTCGCGCCTAGCGTCCCGTGAACTTCGGCTCGCGCTTCTCGGCGAAGGCGGCCACGGCCTCGGCGTGATCCTCGCTGAACTGCGAGAGCGTCTCGTTCGCCATGCCGTGCTCCATGACCGGGTGCGCGATCATGCGCAGCTGCAGGTTCAGCACCTGCTTCGTCCAGCGGATGGAGCGCTGCGCGCCGTTCGCGAGCTTGCGCGCGATCGCGTCGACCTTCGCGTCGAGCTCGTCCGCCGGCACCGCGTAGTTGATGAGGCCGATCTCCTCGGCGCGCTTCGCGGGAATCGGCTCGCCGAGCAGCAGCGCTTCCTTCGCGCGGGGAAAGCCGATCGCCTGCGGCCACAGCAGCGCGCCGCCGTCGCCCGCGACGAGCCCCGCGTTCACGTGCGGGTCGCCGAACTTCGCGGTGTCGACGGCGACGATGATGTCGCAGGCGAGCGCGAGCGTGGCGCCGAAGCCGATCGCGTGCCCGTTCACGCGCGCGATCACCGGCTTGTCGCACTCGAGCATGCGGAAGACGATGCGCTTCGCCTCGGTGAGCGTCGGCCACCACTGCTCGGGGTGGTCCACCGTCTCCTGCATCGCCTTGATGTCGCCGCCCGCGCTGAACGCGCGGCCCTCGCCCGTGAACACGACCACGCGCACGTCGTCGTCGTCGTGGATGTCGCTCCAGATCTGCGACAGCGCCGTGTGCAGCGCCTTCGTGTTGCAGTTCATCGGCGGGTTGTGGAGCGCGACGCGGAGCACGCCGTCCCGGAGATCGATGCGCAGGTTCTGCGTGTAGCGTCCGTAGTCCATCGTGCGGGGCTCCTCCCGGGGCGGCGCAGTCTACTCGAAAGGGCGCGCGGCCGAGCCCGGGTCGGGGCGGGCGTACGGGGTGCTCGCGCGTACCGCTGCGCTCAGGCCGCGTGGTCGTCGCTTCGCGCGGCGAGCGCGCGGCCGATGCCCGGAAGGAAGCGCCCGGTCGACGCGGCGTAGCGCGCGTAGGCGTCGCCGTGCGTCCGCAGCAGGTAGGGCTCCTCGACGAAGCGCACGTGCAGCTCGATGCCGACGGCGAGGAGCGCGAGCGCTCCGAGGCCGACCGCGTTCGGAACGAGCAGCGCGAAGCCCGCCTGCGACACGCCCATGAAGGTGAAGATCGGGTTGCGGACGAACGCGAAGGGCCCCGACGTGACGAGCGCCGTGTGCTCGCGCTCGTCGACGCCGATGCGCCACGAGCGCCCCATCGCGAGCTGGGCGACGAGCGCGCCCGCGATGCCGACGACCGCGAGCGCGGCGCCGAGCGCGTGCGCGCCGCGGGACTGCAGCAGCAGCTCGCCGCCCGGCCACGCGCACAGCGCGGCGACGGGCGCGAGCGGCGCGAGCACGAGGCCCGCGCTCGCCGCGGCGCCGGCCAGCCACGGGAGCGATCCGACCCTGCCGTGGAAGCCCTTGATGCCCGTCGAGCCCGTCGCGCGCCAGTGCACGATCGAGCGCGCGACGAGCAGGCAGCCGGCCCACGCGGCGAAGAGGACGAGTGCGAGGCGCGGCATGGCTCACGCCCTCCCGCGCGCGTGGCGCAGGTGCTCGCGCGACACGTCGAGCAGCATGCGGACGTGCGCGTCGTCGAGGCTGTAGTAGATGCGGCGGCCGTCGCGGCGTGCCTTCGCGATGCCCGCCGTGCGCAGCAGGCGCAGCGCGTGCGACACGTTCGTCTCGGGCGTCGACGTGGCGGCGGCGAGGTCGCACACGCACAGCTCGCCCGCCTCGAGCAGCGCGTACAGGAGGCGCGCGCGCGTCGCGTCGCCGAGCAGCCGGAAGAGCGCCGCGAGCTCCTCGAGCTCGGCCTCCGGGAGCAGGCGCTTGCGCGCGGCCGCGACGCGCGCGCGATCGACGAGCGGCGGGGAGCAGGTCTCGAGAGCGGTGGATCGCTTCGGCACGGGGCCTCCTTGGCGGGCATCGGGCCGCGGATTGATATATGAAAAGATATTCATATGTCAATGTCGAGCGCCGACGCCGCGCGGCGCGCGCTCGCTCGCGAGCGGGTGCGCCGGCCGGCGAGTCGGAGAGTCGGAGCTAGCGGGCGCCGGGCGCCTGCGCGCCGTCCGCGGGCCCGAGCGCGGCGGCGATGTCCGCATCGCTGCAGCCCGCCTCGCGCAGCACGGCCTCGCCGTCCGCTCCGAGCGCGGGTGCGGGCGCCGTGCCCGGCATCGCGTGGCGCGAGAGCTGGAGCGGCGGCGCGACGGTGCGCAGGCCGGCCGCGTCCGGGTCGGGCAGCGCGACGTCGGCGAGCATGCCCATCGCGGCGACCTGCGGGTCGCGCATCGCCTCGCGCAGGGTGCGGACGGGCGCCCAGATCAGCGGGAACGACGCGAGGTGCCGCTCCCAGTGCGCGAGGTCGCGCGCGCCGACGACGCTCGCGATGCGCGCGACGAGCTCCTCGGCGTTGCGGTAGCGCGCGACCTCGTCGCGGAAGCGTTCGTCGCGCTCGAGCTCGGGGAAGTCGAGAGCGCGGCAGAGGGCCGGCCAGTAGCGCTGCGAATCGATCATGACGAGGAACAGGAAGCGCGCGTCGGCGGTGCGGTAGTGGCTCCAGAGCGGGTTGCGCGGCCGCGCGGGGTCGTGCCGCGGCGTGTCGAGGTCGGTCGATGCGACGACGGCGGCATCGTTGCCCGCGACGTAGAGGCCCGTGTGCAGCAGGTCGACGTCGACCTCCTGCCCGACGCCGTCGCGGTCGCGCACGCGCAGCGCGGCGAGGATGCCGCTCGCGAGCGCGAGCGCGGCGGCGTGATCGCCGACGCCGGGCCGCAGGAACGCGGGCCCGGCTCCGACGTCGCGCATCACGTCCATGAGGCCGCTGCGCGCCCAGTAGGCCGTGTAGTCGAAGGCGGGCGTGTCGGCATCGGGACCGCGCGCGCCGTAGCCCGACAGCGATGCGAAGACGAGCCGCGGGTGCGCGGCGCGCAGCGTCGCGGCGTCGAGCCCGAACTTCGCGAGGCGGCGCGGCAGGAGGTTCGTCAGCACGACGTCCGCGCGCGCGATGACGCGGCGCAGCGCGGCGCGCGCCGCGGGGCGCGCGAGGTCGAGCGCGAGCGAGCGCTTGCCGCGGTTGTCCATGTGGAAGTGCGGCGCTTCGCTCATGCCGTGGCGATAGCCGAGGCGCCGCGGGAGCGCGTGCCGCAGCGTCTCGCCGCCGGGCACCTCGACCTTCACGACCTCGGCGCCGAGGTCGGCGAGCAGCGCGCCCGCGGCCGGAACGGCCACGAAGCTCGCGATCTCGACCACGCGGATGCCCGAGAGAGGCGCCGTCACGGCGCGCGACGGTAGCAGCGCGCGGCGCGCCCAACGCCCGTGCGCGGCGCGCCCAACGGGCACGGGCGCGGGGTGTAGACTGCGCGCTCGATCGGAGGTGACCGATGAGCGCAGCCGAACGAGCGCGCGAGGCCGCCGCCTCGCCGAGCCCTCCCGATGCTCCGTCGCCGAGCTGGCAGCCCGGCCCGGACTTCGACCCCGTCACCGCCGAGGTGATCCGCGGCGCGATGGAGACGGTCGCCTACGAGATGGCGACGCACGTCTCGCTCACCGCGAAGACGCCCATCCTGAACCAGAGCAACGAGCGCAACGCGACCATCCTCGACGGGCACGGCCGGCTCGCGGCGCTCTCGGTCGGCATCCCGCAGTTCATGCTGTCGTCGCGCGGGCCCGTGCGCTTCGCGCTCGAGCTGTTCGCCGCCGAGGGGCTGAACGAGGGCGACGTCGTCGTCGCGAACGACCCGTACCACGGCGGTGGACACCTGCCCGACTACAACGTCTTCGCGCCCGTCGTCGCCGACGGCGAGGTCGTGCTGATCGCGTCGATCCAGTGCCACCACGCGGACACGGGGGGCGGTGTCCCCGGCGGCTACAACGCCGAGGCGATCGACATCTGGGCCGAGGGCGTGCGCTTCCCGGCCGTCAAGGTGATCGATCGCGGCGTCGAGCGGCGCGACGTCCTCTACATGATGGAGGCGAACACGCGCACGCCGACCTTCCCGGGCGACATCCGCGCGCAGATCGGCGCCGCGCAGCTCGGCGTGCGACGCCTGCGCGACGTGGTCGCGCGCTACGGCGCGAAGGCCGTGCGCGACGCCGTCGAGCACGCGATCACGCACACGCGCGAGCGCTTCCGGAGCGAGGTCGCGGCCTGGCCCGACGGCGTCTACGAGGCGGACTCGTTCGTCGACCACGACCCGATCGGGAACCCCGACATCCACCTGCACGTGAAGGTGACCGTCGCGGGCGAGCGCATCACGGTCGACTTCACGGGGTCGGATGCGCGCCCGGGCTTGAAGGCCTACTCGGCGCTCGGCAACACGCAGGGCTACGTGGTCGCGCAGCTCGCCGCGATGATGGACCCGTCGATCCCCAAGAACGAGGGCTTCTTCGATTCGATCGAGCTCGTCGCGCCGAAGGGAAGCGTCGTGAACCCGCCCGACGGCGCGACGGTGGCGGCGGGCACGCACCACCCGGGCGTCGAGGTCGGCGAGGTGATCTGCAAGGCGCTCGCGCCCTTCCTCCCGGAGCGCGCGTGCCCGCAGATCTACAAGCTCGGTACGCCGTGCGTGATCGTGGGCCACCACCCCGAGACGGGCGAGCTCTTCTTCGACCACGGCGTCGACTGCCTCGGCGGATACACGAACGCGGTGAAGGGCGTCGACGGCTGGGGCTCGTTCCCGGCCTCGTTCGGCAACATCATCCGCGCGACGACCGAGATCAACGAGTCGATCTTCCCGTTCCGCAACGAGTGCCTCGACTACGCGATCGACAGCGGCGGCGCGGGGCGATGGCGCGGCGGGCCGGGCTCGCGCGTCGAGAAGCGGCTGCTCGCGCCGGCCACGCTCTCGTGCTGGATGGTCGGGATGAAGTACCCGATGCCGGGCTTCGAGGGCGGGGGCGACGGCAGCCCGAACTCGCTCGTCGTGCGCTTCGGCGGGCCGCACGCGCACCGCGTCGACTGCATGGCGAACGCGGTGCCGCACGAGCCGGGCGAGGGCTTCGAGTACTGCTACGGCGGCGGCGGCGGCTTCGGCGACCCGCTCGAACGCGATCCGAGCGCCGTGCTCGACGACGTGCTCGACGAGTTCGTGTCGCCGCGCTCGGCGCGCGACGACTACGGCGTCGTGCTCACCGGGGCGCTCGACGACTACTCGCTCGCGGTCGACGAGGCGGCGACGCGCGCGCTGCGCGCGTCGCTCCGCGGTGCGGCGCGATGAGCGCGGCCGCGCATCCGGGCGCCTACCGGATCGGCGTCGACGTCGGCGGCACCTTCACCGACTTCGTGCTCGTGCGCCCCGACGGCGCGCTCGAGCTGCTGAAGGTGCCCACGACGCTCGACGACCAGAGCCGCGGCGTGATGGAGGGCATCGCGACGCTCGCCGCGCGCAACGGCGCGAGCGCGCGCGAGCTGCTCGCCGCGACCGAGCTCGTCGTGCACGGCACGACCACGGCCGACAACACGATGATCGAGATGAACGGCGCCGTGACGGGCCTCGTCACGACGCAGGGGCACCGCGACACGATCGACGTCCGCCGCGGCTACAAGGAGGACATCTGGGATCCGGCCGTGCCGGCGCCGGTGCCGATCGCGCCGCGCCGCCGCCGCTTCGGCGTCCCCGAACGCCTCGACGCGACGGGGGCGGTCGTGCGGCCGCTCGACGAGGTCGCGACGCGCGAGGCGCTCCGGCGGCTGCGCATGCAGGGTGTCGAGTCGATCGCGGTCTGTCTGCTGTTCTCGTACCTGAACCCGGCGCACGAGCGGCGCGTGCGCGAGCTCGCGCGCGAGGAGTGCCCGGACGCGCGCGTCTCGCTCTCGCACGAGGTGATGCCGAGCGCGCCCGAGTTCGAGCGCACGTCGACGACGCTGATCGACGCGTACGTCGGGCCGCGCGTCGCCGTCTACCTCGAGCGGCTCGGCCGCGCGCTGCGCGGCGCGGGCTATGCGGGCGAGCTGCTCATCATGCAGAGCAACGGCGGCATCACGACGGCCGATCGGCTCGCGGAGCGCGCCGTCTGCGCGATGGGCTCGGGGCCGACGGGCGGCGTCAACGGCGCGTGCGCCGTCGCGCGCCGCGCCGGCGTGCGCGACTTCATCGCGATCGACATGGGCGGGACGAGCTACGAGGTGTGCCTCGTGCGCGGCGGCGAGCCGCGCATCGCGAGCTTCTGGAACTGGCAGCACCGCTACCTGGTCGGGCTCCCGATGATCGAGATGCACTCGATCGGCGCGGGCGGCGGCTCGATCGCGTACGTCGAGGCGGGCGCGCTCAAGGTCGGGCCGCGCAGCGCGAAGGCCGACCCCGGGCCCATCTGCTACGGGCGCGGCGGCACCGAGCCCACGGTCACCGACGCCAACGTCGTGCTCGGCTACCTGAACCCCGACGCGCTCTGCGGCGGCGACTTCAAGCTCACGACCGACGGCGTGCGCAGCGCGATCGCCGCGCAGGTCGCGGAGCCGCTCGGCCTCGACGTCGTCGAGGCGGCGCACGGCATCTTCCGCATCGTCAACGCGAACATGAGCAACGCGATCCGGCGCGTGTCCTCGCAGGCCGGGCAGGACCCGCGCGAGCTCGAGCTCGTCGTGTACGGCGGCAACGGCCCGGTGCACGCCGGCAAGCAGGCGGAGGAGCTCGGCATCGCGCGCATGCTCGTGCCGAAGACGTCGCCCGCGTTCTCGGCGCTCGGCCTGCTGGTCGCCGACTACGTCGTCGACCGCCAGCGCACGCACCTGCGCCCGGCGTCGGCCGCGTCGTCCGACGACGTGAACGCGCTGTTCGACGCGCTCGAGGCCGAGGCGCTGGCCGAGCTCGCGCCGGCGGGCCTGCCGCGCGAGGCGATCTCGTTCGAGCGGTTGCTCCACTTCTGCTACCCGGGACAGACGTTCGACATGGCGGTGCCCGCGGCGCTCACGGGCGCGCGCATGGGCGCGGGCGACGTCGCGCGCTCGGTCGAGGCCTTCCACGACCTGCACGAAGCGATCCACACCTACGCCGCGCGCGACGAGGAGCCGCTCCTGCGACAGGTGCGCGTCCGCGCGCGCGGCGTGACGCGCAAGCCCGCGCTCCCCGGCGCCGCGCCGGCGGAGGCGCCGCTCGAGAGCGCGCTGCGCTCGCGGCGCGCGGCCTGGTTCGACGGCGCCTTCGTCGACACGCCCGTCTACGACGGCGATCGCATCGGCGCGGGCCACGAGATCGAGGGGCCCGCGATCGTCGAGGAGCGCTTCACGACGCTCGTGCTCTACCCCGGCCACCGCGCGCGGCTCGACGAGAACGGGAACTACGCGATCGAGATCCGGAGCGGACGCTGACGCAGGGGAGTCGATGAGTCGATGACGGGGAGCGCACTGGTGATCGGCGGAACGGGCCCGACGGGCCCGTTCATCGTGAACGGCCTGCTCGCGCGCGGGTACGCCGTCGACATGCTGCACAGCGGCCGCAACGAGGTGCCGGAGATCCCGGACGCGGTCGTGCACATCCACACCGACGCGTACGACGCGGCGAAGGTCGCGGACGCGCTCGCCGGCCGCACGTACGACGTCTGCATCGCGACCTACGGCCGGCTGCGGCGCATCGCCGAGGTGACGGCCGGCAGGGTCGGCCGCTTCGTGTCCGTCGGCGGCCTGCCCGCGCTGCGGGGCTACATGAACCCCTTCGCGTACGAGCCAAACGGGTTGCCGGTACCGGCGCGCGTCGACGCGCCGCTCGTCACCGACGAGCGCCTCGACACGAAGGGCTATCGCATCGTGCAGACCGAGCAGGCCGTCTTCGAGCACCAGCCCGAGGCGACGCACTTCCGCTACCCGTACGTCTACGGCCCGCGCCAGCCCGTGCCGCGCGAGTGGCTCGTCGTGCGGCGCATCCTCGACGGGCGGCCGCACATCGTGCTGCCCGACGGCGGGCTCACGCTCCATCACTTCGGCTACTCGGAGAACCTCGCGCACGCCGTGCTGCTCGCGGTCGACCGCCCCGAGCGCTGCCGCGGGCAGGTCTACAACGCGGGCGACGCCGAGATCCCGACGCTGCGCCAGGTCGTCGAGATCGTCGCCGCGGGCCTCGGCCACGACTGGGAGATCGTCGACATGCCGTGGGAGCTCGCGACGCCGGCGCGGCCGCTCGTCACGCAGCCGCTCCCCACGCACCGCGTCGTCGACGTCTGGAAGATGGAGCGCGACCTCGGCTACGCCGACGTCGTGCCTCCGCGCGAGGCGCTCGTGCGCACGGCGAAGTGGCTCGTCGACAACCCGCTCTCGCCCGGGCAGGAATCGCTGCTGCAGGATCCGTTCGACTACGCGGCGGAGGACGCGCTCGTCGCGTGGTGGAAGGGCGTGCTCGCGTCGCGCCCCGGGATCGCGTGGAAGAGCGAGCCCGGCTACGGCATGGCCTACAGCGGCCCGGGCGGCCGGCCCCGCTCGCGCGAGACGTTCGAATAGCGAGGCGCCGCCGCGACGTGCGACGCCCAGCAGCCCGACGCGACGACCGCGCGGCCCGTCGCGTCGCGCGCGTAGGCGTAGACCCAGGCGCCGAGCGAGGGCCGCGCGAGCCGCACCCAGCGCCGCGTGAAGAGCGAGCGCTCGGGGCGCGCGGGCTCGTAGCCTTCGTAGGCGTCGATGCGCGCGAGCACGCGCGCGTCGCGGATGCCGAAGAGCTCCGCCTCGACGAGCCCGTCGCCGGGGACGAGCCCGGGGTAGGCATCGAGGTCGACGAGACGCCCCGCGATGCGACACGCGCCGAGCGGCACGAGCGCGTGCTCGAGGCCGAGCTCGCGGTGGCGCCCGAAGCGCGCGCGCAGCGTTCCGTACACGGCGAGTCGCTCCATCGCGTCCTCGTCGCTAGCGCGCCATCGCCAGCGGGCGGATCGGATCCGCGCCGTCCCACTCGGCCGCGAGCTGGTGCAGCGCGACGAACGACGCCTCGACGGGGTCCGACAGCTCGACGAGCTCGACGATCGCGCCGGGCGCGCCCTCCGTCCGCAGGTACGTGAAGCGGATCGAGCCGCCGAGCGAGCCCTGCTGGCCGATGCGGTAGCCGGCCGCGAGCGCGCGCTCGAGCCGCGCGTCGTAGTCGCGGCGGAAGAAGCCGAGGTGGTGCTGTCCGAAGCGGCCGGCGTCGATCGCCTCCCGGTACATCGACGGCGCGCCGTTGTGCTGCTCGATCAGCTCGATCTGCGTGCGGCCCGAGTAGGCGATCGCGAGGCTCATCTCGACGGGCGAGGGCGCGCCGTCGACGCGGAAGTCGTCGGGACGCACGTGCGGGATCACGAACCACGGCCCGACGCCGAGCGTCTCGGCCCAGTACGTCGCGGCGGACTCGAGGTCGCGCACCACCCACGCCACCTGGTCGACCGGCCCGAACAGTCGGCTCATGCGCTCGCTCGCCTCCCCTCGATGCTAGTCGCGCGTCTCGAGCGGGACGCCGAAGCGCTTCACGTAGTCGGCGAAGCGCTCGCGGACGCTCTCCTCGGTCATGCCGAAGTCGCGCGGGTCGTAGCGGTGCCGGCCGAAGGCGCTCTGCGGGCGGTGGCGCATCCAGGCGCGCATGCGCGCCTCGTGCAGCGGCATGAGCTCCTCGCCGAAGTGGGCGTAGAGGCCGCGCACCGCCTCGACCGGGTCGTCCATCAGGTCTTCGTAGAGCAGGTGGTGGCACCACGCCCGGCCGGCCTGGCGGTCGTCGAACGCGAGGCCGCGCCCGACCGCGAGGTGGAGCTTGCCGAGCCACGCGGCGCCCACGTCCGCCGGGTCGACCGACTTCATCCACGTGCGGTGGAACGCGGTGTTCAGGCTCGCGACCGAGGGAATCACCTTCGCGGGGTCGCGGTGCGTCCAGACGAGGCGCGCGTCGGGGAAGTGCTCGAGCAGCGCGTCGAGCGCCCACAGGTGGTTCGGCGTCTTGAGCGCCCAGCGATCCGTCGGGATCGTCGACTGCAGCACCTGGAGCGCGAGCTTCTCGATCGCGTAGGCGGAGCGCATGTCGCACTGCTCGAGCCAGCGTCCGTAGCTCGGGACGAGCGCCTGCGTCTCGAAGCCGAGGCTGCGGAAGTCGAGCATGTGGAGCGGCACGCACTCCTCGGGAAGCGAGGCGCCGAGCGGGTGCATCGCCGGGAGCGGCGGGATCAGCTTCGCGGTCTGCACGTACTGCTTCGCCGCCGCGGCGATGCGCGGGTCCTCCTCGCGCGTCGCGAGCTCGGGCGGCGGCACGAGTGTTCCGGCCTCCCACGCGCGCAGCGAGCGCGAGCGCGGGTCGAGGTCGAGCAGCTGCGAGAGGAGCGTCGTTCCGGTGCGCGGCATGCCGAGCACGACGAACGGCGCGGTGACCCGCTCGTCGCGCACCTCGGGATGGCGGCGGGCGTGATCGACGAGGCGCAGGCGCCGCGCGAGCGTCGCGACCAGCATCTCCCGCTGCGCGAGCCGCCCGAAGGTGTGGAGGTTCGCCTCCCCGTCGAGCGCGGCGGCGAGCGCCTCGAGCCCGTCGCGGAAGGCGCCGTCGCCGAAGTCGTCGACCCCCTCGCGCCGGACGGCCGCCTCGATCGCCGCCTCGGCGCGGAGCGCGGGGCGCCCCGACCCCGGAACGAGCGATCCGACCGTGTTGAGCGCGCGGAGCGGGAGCGGGAGCGCGCGCGGGCCGGCGTCGCGAAAGGTCCACGCGCGCGGCGCGCCGCCCTTCGGTTGCACGGATGTGTTCGCCGCGGCGGTCATGGGCGCGCAGTCTACACCCACGCCCGCGGGCGCGCGGAGTAGGCTATGTGCCCGTCGCGCACCGGACCGTGCGCCGCGCGCGACGCATCTGCCCCTCGGAGGCCCCGGTCCGTGAACGAGCCCCTCCTGTTGCCGCGCCCGCGATCGTGGCGCTGGACGGGGCGCGGCGACGCCGCGCTCTCGGCCGAGCCGCGCGTCGAGCGCGACGCGTCGCTCCCGCCCGAAGGCTTCGCGATCGAGGCCGACGCGCTCGGCGTCGAGATCCGCCACGCCGACGCCGCCGGCCTCCGCTACGCGCGTCGCGCCCTCTCCCAGCTCCGCGAGCACGAAGGCGCGCTCGCGTCGTTCGCGCTGTCCGACGCGCCCGACTTCCCGGTGCGCGGCTACATGCTCGACATCAGCCGCGACCGCGTGCCGACGCGCGCGACGCTCGAGCGCATCGTCGCCCTGCTCGACCTGCTCCGCATCAACCACTTCGAGCTCTACACCGAGCACACGTTCGCGTTCCGCGACCACGAGGTCGTCTGGCGCGACGCGTCGCCGATGACGCCCGACGACCTCCGCTGGCTCGACGCGCTGTGCGCGCAGCGCGGCATCGAGCTCGTCGCGAACCAGAACACGTTCGGCCACATGGCGCGCTGGTTGAAGCACGATGCCTACGTCGCGCGCGCCGAGACCCCCGACGGCTGGCGCACGTCGACCGGCGCGTTCCTCAAGCCCGCGGTGCTCGCGCCGACCGAGGACAACGCGCGCTTCGCGCTCGACCTCGTGCGCGAGGTGCTCGCGTGCTTCCACAGCCGGCGCGTCCACATCGGGTGCGACGAGACGTTCGAGCTCGGCAAGGGGCGCAGCCAGGCCGACGTCGCGGCGCGCGGGCGCGAGCGCGTGTACCTCGACCATCTGAAACGGCTCGTCGCCGGCGCGCACGCGATGGGGGCCGACGTGCTCTTCTGGGGCGACATCCTGCGCGGCCATCCGGAGCTCGTCGCCGAGCTCCCGCGCGAGCGCACGACGGCGCTCGCGTGGTGGTACGAGGCGCCCGTCGACGCGCCGCACCTGCCGGCCTCGATGCGCGAGCTCGCGACCGACTTCGGCTTCTCGGAGAAGGCGCAGCGCGGGTTCGCCGGCCACGTGCCGGCGTTCGTCGAGGCCGGGCTCCCGTTCTGGGTGTGTCCCGGCACGTCGACGTGGAACAGCTTCGTCGGGCGCTGGAGCAATGCGCGCGCGAACCTGCTCGACGCCGCGGACGTCGGACGCGCGCAGGGCGCCTCGGGCTACCTCGTCACCGACTGGGGCGACAACGGCCACATGCAGCCGCCGAGCGCGAGCTGGCTCCCGCTCGCCTACGGCGCGGCCGTCGCGTGGTGCGGCGAGCGCAACCGCGACCTCGACGTCGCCGCCGCGCTCGACGCCTACGTGTTCGGCGACCTGCGCGGCCGCCTCGGGCGCGCGCTCGAGCGCGCGGGCGACGCGTACCTCGGAACCGGCAAGCTGGCGTTCAACGCGAGCCCGCTGTTCGCGGCGGTCGTCGGCGACGGGTTGATGGGGTCGTTCGGCGCCCCCGATGCGGCGGCGCTGCGCGCGACGATCGCCGTGCTCGAGGACGCGATGTCCGACGTCGACGCCGCGATGCCC
This Myxococcota bacterium DNA region includes the following protein-coding sequences:
- a CDS encoding family 20 glycosylhydrolase, with the translated sequence MNEPLLLPRPRSWRWTGRGDAALSAEPRVERDASLPPEGFAIEADALGVEIRHADAAGLRYARRALSQLREHEGALASFALSDAPDFPVRGYMLDISRDRVPTRATLERIVALLDLLRINHFELYTEHTFAFRDHEVVWRDASPMTPDDLRWLDALCAQRGIELVANQNTFGHMARWLKHDAYVARAETPDGWRTSTGAFLKPAVLAPTEDNARFALDLVREVLACFHSRRVHIGCDETFELGKGRSQADVAARGRERVYLDHLKRLVAGAHAMGADVLFWGDILRGHPELVAELPRERTTALAWWYEAPVDAPHLPASMRELATDFGFSEKAQRGFAGHVPAFVEAGLPFWVCPGTSTWNSFVGRWSNARANLLDAADVGRAQGASGYLVTDWGDNGHMQPPSASWLPLAYGAAVAWCGERNRDLDVAAALDAYVFGDLRGRLGRALERAGDAYLGTGKLAFNASPLFAAVVGDGLMGSFGAPDAAALRATIAVLEDAMSDVDAAMPACADGPVVKRELAQAIRLARHGAYRLVRESGEARPTDAELRLDLEDAIDEQAACWRARSREGGLEDSLARLRKTLATYGR
- a CDS encoding gamma-glutamylcyclotransferase family protein, yielding MERLAVYGTLRARFGRHRELGLEHALVPLGACRIAGRLVDLDAYPGLVPGDGLVEAELFGIRDARVLARIDAYEGYEPARPERSLFTRRWVRLARPSLGAWVYAYARDATGRAVVASGCWASHVAAAPRYSNVSRERGRPPGPL
- a CDS encoding VOC family protein is translated as MSRLFGPVDQVAWVVRDLESAATYWAETLGVGPWFVIPHVRPDDFRVDGAPSPVEMSLAIAYSGRTQIELIEQHNGAPSMYREAIDAGRFGQHHLGFFRRDYDARLERALAAGYRIGQQGSLGGSIRFTYLRTEGAPGAIVELVELSDPVEASFVALHQLAAEWDGADPIRPLAMAR
- a CDS encoding sulfotransferase, which gives rise to MTAAANTSVQPKGGAPRAWTFRDAGPRALPLPLRALNTVGSLVPGSGRPALRAEAAIEAAVRREGVDDFGDGAFRDGLEALAAALDGEANLHTFGRLAQREMLVATLARRLRLVDHARRHPEVRDERVTAPFVVLGMPRTGTTLLSQLLDLDPRSRSLRAWEAGTLVPPPELATREEDPRIAAAAKQYVQTAKLIPPLPAMHPLGASLPEECVPLHMLDFRSLGFETQALVPSYGRWLEQCDMRSAYAIEKLALQVLQSTIPTDRWALKTPNHLWALDALLEHFPDARLVWTHRDPAKVIPSVASLNTAFHRTWMKSVDPADVGAAWLGKLHLAVGRGLAFDDRQAGRAWCHHLLYEDLMDDPVEAVRGLYAHFGEELMPLHEARMRAWMRHRPQSAFGRHRYDPRDFGMTEESVRERFADYVKRFGVPLETRD
- a CDS encoding NAD-dependent epimerase/dehydratase family protein, with the translated sequence MTGSALVIGGTGPTGPFIVNGLLARGYAVDMLHSGRNEVPEIPDAVVHIHTDAYDAAKVADALAGRTYDVCIATYGRLRRIAEVTAGRVGRFVSVGGLPALRGYMNPFAYEPNGLPVPARVDAPLVTDERLDTKGYRIVQTEQAVFEHQPEATHFRYPYVYGPRQPVPREWLVVRRILDGRPHIVLPDGGLTLHHFGYSENLAHAVLLAVDRPERCRGQVYNAGDAEIPTLRQVVEIVAAGLGHDWEIVDMPWELATPARPLVTQPLPTHRVVDVWKMERDLGYADVVPPREALVRTAKWLVDNPLSPGQESLLQDPFDYAAEDALVAWWKGVLASRPGIAWKSEPGYGMAYSGPGGRPRSRETFE